CGTGCCGGCCGTGCCGGCGAAGACGCAGAGCGTGCCGAGCGCGATGACCGCGCCGCCGAACACCCCGACCCAGCGGTGCCCTGCGAGGCCGCCACCACCGGCGTCGACGAGGGCGGGGCCGGCGGCGCCGGTGACCAGTGCGGCCACGCCGATGACGGCGACCCGGCCGCCGGCCAGCCGCATCCGCTCGCGGTGCACGGAGGTGAGCTCGGCGGGCATGGCGACGTACGGGACCAGGAAGAAGGCGAACGCGGTCGCGGTGAGCAGGTAGCCGGCGGCAGTGAACCAGGCGCCGGCGGTGCCCGCGGCCGGGCCGGCGAAAGTGAGCGCGAAGGCCAGGGCCATCACGAGGCCCCCGGCGAGTACGTACGGGCGGCGCGAGCCCCAGCGGGTGCGGGTGCGGTCGCTGGCCCGGCCGACGAACGGGTTGAGGAAGGCGTCCCAGGCCTTGGGGAGGAAGACGACCGCGCCGGCCAGCGCGGCGCCCACGCCCAGGGTGTCCGTGAGGTAGGGGAGCAGGAGCAGCCCGGGGAGGGTGGTGAAGGTCCCGGTGACCAGTGACCCCGACGCGTACCCGAGCCGGAGCCGGGCGGACAGGCCGACGGCGGACGCGGCGGGCGCGGCGGATGCGGCCGGTACGGCGGGCGCGGCAGGTGCGGGGGACGGGGCCGGTACGGCGGGCGCGGCAGGTACGGGGGCGACCCGGGTGCGCTCGGACCCTGTGGTGGCCATCGGGCGGTTCCTTCCGACACGTGGAGCGGAGCTGACTGCCCCGCCCCACGGGCTGGGGGGGCCTCGGGGGCGGGGCTCGCAACAGGGTGCGCCTCCCGTCATGGGCCCCGCTAAAGCCGGGACCGGCCGAGCGGCGCCGAGCCGAGGGGCACGAGTTCCTGCCATGCACCTTGCTGCCACCGTGACCGCCTGGCCCGCCCTTCGACCGGCGCTCCAGCATGGCTCCAGAGAATGGAGAGGGACATGACAGTCGACAATGGGACGGCCATAGACGGGTGGGTGCTCGCGGGCACCCGGCACCTGATCCACCGTCCGCCCTCGCGGGCCCACTACGGCCTCGACGTCCCCAGCCTGGGCGAGGAGAACTTCACCCTGGTGGGCGCCACTCCCGTCGCCCATCCGCTCTTCAACGACGGCCCGGCCCACTTCCACGACATGCAGATCGCCACGGAGACGATGGGCGAGATCGGCGCGTTCGTCGGGCAGCGCTACTACGGCGTGCCCGAGGACCGGCCGGGCCTCTTCTACCGGTTCACCCTCAACCTCACGGACCTCGCCGCCTGGCGCTCCGAGGGCCCCGGCGCCGGCCCGGTGCCCATGGCGACCCGGATCAGGGCGAGGCCCGCGAACGTGGTCGCCGAAGTGCCGCGCGGGCTCGACTTCCACATCGAGGTCGCCCTCGGTGACCGGCCGTGCGCCACCGGGTCGGCCGGCCTGGTGTTCCTGATGCCGAGGCTCTACCGGCGGCACGTCGAGCACTCCCGGCAGGCCCTGCGGGCCGCGCCCGAGCTCGACGACGCCCCGGACGGGCCGCTGTGCCCGGCCGGCGCCCGCGAGGTGGGCCGCTACGCCACCGAGAACGTCGTCGTCAGCGAACCGGCCGACGCCTCGCGCGGGCGGATCAGCACCTGGTTGCTCGGCACGGGCCTGAGCCCGGTCTTCGCCGGTGAGGACGGCCGGCTGTCCGGTCTGCACGTACTGGAGGCGCTGCGCCAGGCGTCACTGCTGGCCGCGGGGCGCGCGCACGGTCTGGACGCGCGCCGGAGCACGCTCGGCGCCTTGCAGGTGCACTTCCGCGGACAGGCGGAGCACGACATGCCGCTGCGCTGCGTGGCGGTGGCCGGGCCGCTCGCGCAGGGCGTCGACGGCCGGCCGGCCGTACCCGTCACCCTGACCCTCACCCAGCGGCGCCGAGCGGTGGCCGAGGCGCGCACCGCCGTGGTGCAGGACTACTGAGCGGCATGCTCTTCCGGATTCTGGGACCCCTGGAGGTCTGCGCCGACGCCGATCCCGGGACCTCGCACGCCCCGCACGCCGCGAAGTTGCGGGTCGTGCTCGGGACCCTGCTGGTGCGCGCCGACGAGGTGGTGTCGGTCGGCACCCTCATCGACGAGCTCTGGCCGGACGCACCGCCGCGCACCGCGACGACCACCCTCCAGGTGTACGTGTCCCACTTGCGCAAAGTGCTCCGTGGCGCCGACCCGGACCACGGCGGGGCGGCGCTCGTCACCCGCCGCCCCGGTTACGTGCTGCGGGTCGGGGCGCGGGCGCTGGACACCATGGCCTTCGAGGAGCTGACCCGGCGCGGCCACCGGGCCCTGCGGGAGGGCGACTTCGCGGGCGCCGCGGAGTCCCACCGGCAGGCCCTCGCCCTGTGGCGGGGGCCCGTGCTGTCGGACACCCCGCACGGGCCGGTGCTGGACGGCGCCGCCGTACGGCTGAACGAGGCCCGGGTGACGGCGCTGGACGAGCGGATCCGGGCCGAGCTGCACCTGGGGCGCCACCGCGACCTGCTCGCGGAGCTGCACGAGTTGGTGGCGGAGCACCGGCTGCACGAGGAGTTCCACGCGCATCTGATGGTGGCGCTGTACCGGTGCGGGCGCCAGGCGGAGGCGTTGCGGGTGTTCACGCTGCTGCGGCAGACCCTGGTGGAGGAACTGGGCATCGAGCCCGGCCCCGCCTCCCGCGAGCTCCAGCGGCGCATCCTGGAGGGCGATCCGGCGCTGTCACGGCCGGGGGCGCGCGAGACGGCTGCCACCACCGGGTCGGGCCCGGCCGCGTGGTCCGCCGCGCCGGGGGCGGCGCTGCCCGGGAGCGATCCGTACTTCACCGGCCGGGCGGGCGAACTGGCCGAGCTGGAGCGGCTGCTGCGCACCGCGCCAGCCGGCGGCCGGGTCGCCGTGACGGGTCTGCCGGGCACGGGCAAGTCGGCCCTCGCGGTGGAGGCCGCGCACCGCGTGGCGGACGCGTTCCCCGACGGCCGCCTCTACCTCGACCTGCGCGCGGACGCCGACGGACCGCCGCACCGGGCGGTGGACCGGCTGCCGCAGGCCGGTCCGCGAAGGCCGGCGGGTGACGGCCCGGCGGCCGGGCCGCGGCGGGTGCTGCTGGTGCTGGACCACGTCGCCTCCGAGACGCAGGTGCGGCCGCTGCTGGCCGCCGCGCCCGACGCGGTGGTGCTGCTCACCGCGGGCCGGGTGCCCGCCGGGCTGCCGGGCCTGCGCTCGGTGGTGCTCGGGCCGTGGAGCCGGGAGGAGGTCCCGCGGCTGGCGGGGCTGTTCGCGGTCCGGGGCGCCCCCGGCGGGGTGGACGCCGCGGATCCGGACGCCGTCGCGGAGACGGCCGAGCTGTGCGGGCGACTGCCCCTTGCCGTGCGTGCCGCGGCCGCGCAGCTCGCGGCCCGCCCGCACTGGACGATCGCCGCCCTGGCGGACCGGCTGCGCGAGGAGCGCGGGCGGCTGGACGCGCTGCGGACCGGCGATGTCGACGTACGGGCCCGCCTGTGCGCGGCGTACGCGGCCTGCCCCGCACCCGCGCGGCGTGCCTTCCGGATGCTGGGCGCGCTGCCGCCCGGCCGGTTCGGGCCCCGGGAGGCGGCCGCCGCGCTGGACGTGGGCGAGCGGGAGGCGGCGGTGGCCCTGGAAGCCCTGGCCGACGAGCGGCTGGTGGCGCTGGAGCGGGACGGCTGCCGGCTGCCGGAGCTGCTGCGGCTGCTGGCGGCGGAACTGCTGGCGCGGGAGGAGCCGCCCGAAGTGGCGCGGGCGGCGGCGGAGCGCGTGTGCCGGGCGTACGCCGATGCCGCGGCGGAGCCGGGCCGGGCGCCGGACGCCGCGGCGCGCGGGCTCGTACACCTGGCGCGGACCGCGTACGAAGCGGGGCTGTGGGAGCTGACCGTACGGCTGACGGACGCGCTGGGCGGCTGGGTACGGGAAGACCTGGAGGCCGCCTACGGCCTGGCGCTGGACGCCGCCGAGCGGTGCTCGGACCGGGCGGCGCAGGCGCGGATGCTGCGTGCGCTGGCGGACCTCGCCTGGCAGCACCGGCGCATGGAGCGGGCCCGCGAACTGTACGGCTCGGCCCTGGACCTGGCCCGCGGGGCCGACGACGGGGAGGAGGCCGGGCGGGCCCTGGTGGGGCTGGCGGAGCTGCGGCTGGACGCCGGGGCGGCGACGGACGCCGCGGCCCTGCTGGAGCCCGCGCTGGCCGCCCTGACGGGGCCCGGCCGGGCCCGGGGGCGGTACGAGGCCAGCCGTACGCGGGCGTTGCTGGCCCTGGCGCAGGAGGAGCCGGAGACCGCCCGGGCGTGGTTCAGGGAGTGCCTGGAGCTGGCGGGCGCCCTGCGCGACCACCGCCTGGAGGGGTACGCGCGGCGCTCGCTGCGGGCCCTGGGCACCGGTCCCGCGGCGGGCCCCGGGGGTGCCGTGGAGGTCCGGCCGGGCCTGTGGCGGCTGTGCCCGCGGCCGCACGCAGCCCCGGTCCGCGCATGAGCGGCCGCCCTGCCCGTCCACCGGGCACGCCCCCAACCGGGGCGCCCGCCCCTGACGTTCGGAGAACCATGTCGGTATCGCTGGGCCCGCTCACGGAGCTGGTCGGCCGGGAAGTCGAAGGCGCCGTGCTGCGCGAGCGGTTGCGGGATCCGGCGGCGCGGCTGGTGACGTTGACCGGCCGGGCCGGCGTGGGCAAGAGCGTGCTGGCGGCCGAGGCCGTGCGGGCCGTCGGCGCCGCGTTCGACGTGGTCGGCGTGGTGGACGCGGTCGCTGTGGTGGACGCGGTCGCGGACGGCGAGGCGGCGTTGCTCGAAGCCGCCGGTCCGCTGCCGGACGGAGCCGGGCGGGTGCTCGTCGTACTGGACGGCTGCGACCATGCGGCGCGCCCGGCTGCGTCCGGGGCCGCGGCGGCGCTCCTGGCCGACCCGCGGGTGGTGGTGCTGGCCACCGCGCTGGAGCCGCTCGGCGTCTACGGGGAACAGCTGCTGCCGCTGGCTCCGTTGCCCGTCGCGGCACCCGGTCCGCGCGGGGCGGCCGACCCCGAGGAACTGCAGGAGGTGCCCGGCGTCGCCCTGTTCGTGCGGCGCGCCCGGGACGCGGATCCGTCCTTCGCGCTGACCCTGGAGAACGCCGGGGCCGTGGCCGAGCTGTGCGCCCTGCTCGGCGGCCTGCCGCTGGCGGTGGAACTCGCGGCGCGCCGGCTGCGGCTGTTCCCGCCCCATCTGCTGCTCTCCCGCCTGCGCGGCCGTATGACGGCGCTGGGCGGAGGACCGCAGCAGGCGCCCGAGCGGCACCGTTCGCTCGCCGCCCTCGCCGAGTGGAGCTGCCGCGGCCTGGACCCGGCGGCGGCCGACGCACTGCGGCAACTGAGCGTCTACGAACCGGGGTTCGGGATGCCGGCGGCAGGGGTGGCGGCCGAGGACGCCTTCGAGGCGCTGCTGGAGCGCGGCGTGGTGTCGGTGGTGGGCGAGGAGCGGGGGGAGCTGCGCCTGGCCGTGCCCGAGCCGGTGCGTTCGTACTGCCGGGACGCGCTGGTGGAGTCGGGCGGCGAGGCCGCCGCCCTGGACGCGCACGCGGAGCACTACCGGCTGCTGGTCGGCTCCGCGCAGCCCGCCCTCGCGGGGACGGAACAGGCGCTGCGCCTGCGCGAGTTGGCTGCCGAGGCGGACAACGTGGCGGCGGCGCTGCGGTGGCTGCGGGAGCGGGGCGACGGCGAGGTCGTCGCCGCGGTGGTGCTGGGCTGCCGGCTGCCCTGGCTGGCGCAGGGGCGGCTGCGGGAGGGCCTGGAGTGGTGCGACGCGGCCGCCGAGCCGGCCGGGCCGGCGCTCGCGGACGCCCTGCGGGCCCGGCTGGCCGACATGTCCGGCGTCTTCGCACTGGCCCTGGGTGACCCGCAGGAGGCGGTGCGCCGCCACCGGCGCGCCCTCGCCCTGGGCAAGGGGGTCGGTGACCGGCGGCAGAACGCGCTGGCCTCCGCCCACCTGGGGGCGGCCCTGCTGGGAGCGGGGGACGTCCCCGGCGCCCGGGCGGTGCTGGTGACCTCGCTGAGCGCGCTCGAATCGATGGGCGTCACCCGGGGCGCGGCGGCGGCGGCCGCCTCCCTCGCCGCCGTCCTGCGGGCCGACGGGGACCGGCGCAAGGCGCTGGAGCTGCTGGAGCGGGCCGAGGAGGCGTTCCGCCGGATCCGGGACGGGCGGGGCCTGGCGGGTGCGCTGCGGATCTCGGCGGCGATGGCACTGGAGGGAGAGGAGCCGCAGCGCGCCGACCGGGCCCTGCGGGAGGGCCTGCGACTGTACGGGGACGTCGGGGAGCTGACGGAACTGCCGGGCCTGCTGGAGGAGTTCGCGCTCCTGCTGCTGCGCACGTCGCCCGCGCAGCGGCCCCGGTGCGTACGGCTGCTCGCGGCGGCGGACACCCTGCGCGGCCGGACGGGGGCGCGGGTGCCCGACGAGTGGCGTTCGGAGGCCGAGCGGGCCCGTACGGAGCTCAGTGCCCGGCTGGACTGGACGGACTTCGCCGTGGCCTGGGCGGAGGGGGTGCGGATGACCGCGCCGACGGCCGTGGCGGAGGCGCTTTCGGCGCCCGGGCCCTCACGGCGTCCAGTGGTGTCGGCCGCCGCGGAGGCGCAGTCCCTCACCCCCCGCCAGGTCCAGGTGGCGCTGCTGGTCGCGGAGGGTCTGACGAACCGGCACATCGCGGCCCGTCTGGACATCTCGGAGTGGACCGTCGTCAACCACGTCCGCCAGGTGATGCGGCGCCTGGGCTGCACGTCTCGGGTGCAGGTCGCCGGGGCGGTGGGCCGATGGGCATGACCGGTCCCACCGTGTACGGCGCCTTGGACCGTCCGGGTCCCACCCCGGCCCGTCCCATGGACATCAGCCCGCCCGACGAGGTCGCCGCCCGGTTCCGCGCGGCCGGCTGGTGGCGGCCACAGACCTTCCTGGACGACTTGTACCGTACGGCGGCCGTGGCTCCGCAGCGCCCGGCGATCGTCTCGGAGCGCGCCCACCGGCCCGCGGAGCGGCGCCGGGTCACGATCGGCTACGGGCGGCTCGCCGCGTACGTCGACCGGTTCGCCGCCGCCCTGCAGTCGCTCGGGGTCGTACCGGGCGACCCGGTGGCCTACCAGCTGCCCAACTGGTGGGAGACGGCGGCGCTGACCCTGGCCTGCCTGCGGGCCGGGGCCGTCGCGGTGCCGGTGCTGCCGACCGTACGGGCGCACGGGCTGCGGCGGATCCTGGACAGCACCCGGGCCCGGGTGTGCGTGGTGCCCGACGTCTGGGAGGGCTTCCCGCACGCCGAGGCGCTCGCGGACCTCGCCCCGCGGCTGCCGTGGCTGCGTCACCGGATCGTCCTCGGGGACGCCGCGGCGACCGGGGCGGTCGATTTCGAGGCGTACTTCCGGCGCACCGCGCACGAGCGCACCGCAGCGGGCCGGCCGGCCGGGCCGCGTCCGGGCCCGGCCGACCGGCCCGCGCTGCTGATCAGCGTGATGGGGCTGAGGGACGCCTACACGTCGGTGGTGCACTCCCCCAACACCCTGTACGCCAACATCAGTACGCAGCACGAGCCGCGGGGGCCCGGACGCCGGCCGGGCGAGGTCTTCCTCAGCACGCTCCCGCTCACCTCGCTGGCCTCGCTGATCTACACGGTGTACTGGCCGCTGGCGGTCGGCGGCACCGGCGTCTACCAGGACGTCTGGGAGCCGGGCCGGTGCCTGGACCTGATGGCGGCGACCGGGGTCGACCAGGTCAACGCCGAGCCCGCCTACCTGTCGGAGCTGCTCACCGTGCAGCGCCGGCGGCCGCGGCGGACGGACCGGCTGCGGCTGGTGCTGTCCGGCGGGCGCACCAGCACCCCGGAGCCGCTGGCCGCCGGGTTGCGGGAGGTGTTCGGGGTGCCGGTGCTCTCCGTGTGGGGGGCGCCCGAGCTGGGCATGGGGACCCTGTCCGGGGACGTCGAGCACGGGCGGGACGGCGTCAGCGCGCTGACGGGCCTGGAGTTCTCGGCCGCCCCGGGGACGGGGACCTTGACGGTGCGCGGGCCCTCGGTGTGCCTGGCCACCTGGCCGCACGGCACCGCGGCCCCCCGGCCCACGTGGGAGCACGACGACGGCCGCCTCGACACCGGTGACCTGGCCACCGCAGGACGGCACGGCGGGGTGCGGGTCGTGGCCCGGGCAGGCGAGCGGACCGGGGCCATCTTCATGGTGCCCGTCGCCGAGGTGGAGGAACGGCTGCTGACCCATCCCCGGGTACGGGAGGCCGCGGTCGTCGCCTACACCGATCCGGAACACGGGGAGCTGCCGTGCGCAGTGGTGGTCCCGGCCGCGCAGGACCGGCCGCCGGGGCCGGCGGAGCTGCGCGAGCACCTCGGCGGGCAGGGCGTCGCGGAAGCCTTCCTCCCGACCCGGCTGGAGATCGTCGGAGCGCTGCCCCGCGACGACCACGGCCAGGTCCGGCGCGACGCGCTCCGTGGCTGGCTGGCGCGACTGCGGCCCGGCGAACCCCGACCGGCGCCGGACACGGCGTGAAGCGCTATTCGCAGCCGGCCACGCGGCGGGCGAACGCCGCCAGTTCGGTGCGCCAGTGGGGGGCGAGGGGGGCGGCGGCCACCGCCGCGTCGGCGCGCTCCAGGAGTGCGGCGATGGTCTCCTCGGCACCGGCGCGGGCCCGCTCGTCGAAGAACACGTCGCGCAGGAACTGGGCGTCGCCGCCGAAGCCGGGGCCGCCGCGCAGGAAGCCGCGGATGCGCCAGGCCCCGTGCAGGGCGCGGGCGTACTCCTCGTAGCTTTCGCTCAGGTCCTCGCGGCCCGCGAGCGCGGCGCCGATGAGCAGGGCGTGCCGCAGGCCGTACCAGCCGGCGCCGCAGCCGCTGCCGCAGCCGGAGACGCACTGGCCGGGCCACGCGTCGTCGAGGTACTCGGTCGCCGCCGCGGCCTCGACGTGGGCGCCGATGGCCCGTTCCGTACGCAGCTCGTCCCACCACCGCCAGGCCTCGTACGGGAGCCGGACCGCGAGCCGGTCGCCGTAGGCGAGGGCGAGGTCCCCGGCGAGGACGGCGGTTCCCTCCCCGAACCGGCGGGGTTCGCCGCGCCAGCCGTTGCGTTCGTGCTCGGCGGCGTGGCTGATGTGCAGGGTGGGGATGCCGCGCCGCAGCGGCGCGTTGTCCCGCACGTCCTCACGGATCATCAGGCAGGTGTCGAGGAGTTCCAGCGCGGCGGCCGCGGCGACGGCGTCCTCGCCGTCCGGGTCACCGCCCGCGGCGAGGTAGCCGGTGAGGCAGATGACGGGGTGCGCCCGCTCGGCGCCGGCCTGCACCAGTTCGGCGACGCCCGCCACCAGTACGGCGCTCCGCGGATCGCAGGTGCGACGGGCCCGGTGCTCTTCGGCGAGCAGCCGGGCGAGCCGTTCCTCGACCCGGTCGAGCATGGCGTCGCGCACCTGTGCGGGTGTCTGCGTGCGCCACGGCTGGTGGTCGGTCGGTGTCGTCATGGTGCCCTCCCTGGTGGGCTACGGCCTCATGACCGACTTTCCCCGACGCCGCTCAAGGGGACCATCGAGGAACGCTACAGAGGGCGGCCCGGGGGGAGGCGGCGGCCCGGTCCGCCAGTTGTCTGTCACCCGACGGCACCCCGGGAGCCGACCTTGCCATGAGCTTGCCATGCCCCCTCCGTCCCACCGCTCACCCCGCTCGCCCCCCGTCACCGGTGACCCTCCGCGTCCGGCTGTCAGAGGGCCGTGGCACTCTCGGTGGTTCACCGGCCCGACGGACCGTGCGCCGGCCTCGTCGCGGCTGCGCCGGCGGCGGGGATGCTCGCGACCGGGCCCCCGGCCCGGGGTGGGGTTTCCCCGCCCCGGGCCGGGTGCTCCGGTCACGGCCCGCGCCGACCGCCTCCGGCTCAGACCAGTTCCGCGACCCCCAGGTGGAAGTCGACGGGCAGGGCCTGGCGGCCGGGGATGTCCAGTTTGCGGTAGACGCGGGTCAGGTGCTGTTCCACCGTGCTCACGGTGATGTAGAGCTTCTGCGCGATCTCCCGGTTGGTGTGGCCGTGTACGGCGAGCAGGGCGACCCGCTTCTCCGAGTCGCTGAGGCTCGCCACGAGGTCGGCGTCCGGGCCGTCGGCGCCCTCTCCGGGGCCGGGGCTGTCACCGGTGTGCCCCGGCAGGATCTTCACGCACAGGGCTTCGGCGCCGCACTCCTTGGCGACGTGCCAGGCCCGCCGGTTGACCATGGCGGCGCGGGCCGGTTCGCCCAGCTCCCGCAGGACCTGACCGAAGTCGGTCATGGCGCGGGCCAGTTCGTACTGGTCGCCGGAGCGGTGCAGTTCGTCGACCGCCTTGGCCAGCAGCGCCTGCCGCTCCTTCGGTTCGCGCAGCGATGCCCGCAGCCGCAGGGAGATGCCGCGCACCCAGGGGTCGTCGGCGTCGCGGGTGGTGAGCTGGTCCGCGAGGAACCGTTCGGCCTGGTGGGCCTCGCCGAGCCGGATCAGGGCCTCCGCCGCGTCCGTGCGCCAGGGCAGCACCCGGGGCCGGTCCAGGCCCCAGCGCCGCATGTGGCGGCCGATGTCGAGGAAGTCGCCGAGGGCGG
This Streptomyces sp. NBC_00539 DNA region includes the following protein-coding sequences:
- a CDS encoding polyprenyl synthetase family protein; its protein translation is MTTPTDHQPWRTQTPAQVRDAMLDRVEERLARLLAEEHRARRTCDPRSAVLVAGVAELVQAGAERAHPVICLTGYLAAGGDPDGEDAVAAAAALELLDTCLMIREDVRDNAPLRRGIPTLHISHAAEHERNGWRGEPRRFGEGTAVLAGDLALAYGDRLAVRLPYEAWRWWDELRTERAIGAHVEAAAATEYLDDAWPGQCVSGCGSGCGAGWYGLRHALLIGAALAGREDLSESYEEYARALHGAWRIRGFLRGGPGFGGDAQFLRDVFFDERARAGAEETIAALLERADAAVAAAPLAPHWRTELAAFARRVAGCE
- a CDS encoding ATP-binding protein, with protein sequence MSVSLGPLTELVGREVEGAVLRERLRDPAARLVTLTGRAGVGKSVLAAEAVRAVGAAFDVVGVVDAVAVVDAVADGEAALLEAAGPLPDGAGRVLVVLDGCDHAARPAASGAAAALLADPRVVVLATALEPLGVYGEQLLPLAPLPVAAPGPRGAADPEELQEVPGVALFVRRARDADPSFALTLENAGAVAELCALLGGLPLAVELAARRLRLFPPHLLLSRLRGRMTALGGGPQQAPERHRSLAALAEWSCRGLDPAAADALRQLSVYEPGFGMPAAGVAAEDAFEALLERGVVSVVGEERGELRLAVPEPVRSYCRDALVESGGEAAALDAHAEHYRLLVGSAQPALAGTEQALRLRELAAEADNVAAALRWLRERGDGEVVAAVVLGCRLPWLAQGRLREGLEWCDAAAEPAGPALADALRARLADMSGVFALALGDPQEAVRRHRRALALGKGVGDRRQNALASAHLGAALLGAGDVPGARAVLVTSLSALESMGVTRGAAAAAASLAAVLRADGDRRKALELLERAEEAFRRIRDGRGLAGALRISAAMALEGEEPQRADRALREGLRLYGDVGELTELPGLLEEFALLLLRTSPAQRPRCVRLLAAADTLRGRTGARVPDEWRSEAERARTELSARLDWTDFAVAWAEGVRMTAPTAVAEALSAPGPSRRPVVSAAAEAQSLTPRQVQVALLVAEGLTNRHIAARLDISEWTVVNHVRQVMRRLGCTSRVQVAGAVGRWA
- a CDS encoding AfsR/SARP family transcriptional regulator, producing the protein MLFRILGPLEVCADADPGTSHAPHAAKLRVVLGTLLVRADEVVSVGTLIDELWPDAPPRTATTTLQVYVSHLRKVLRGADPDHGGAALVTRRPGYVLRVGARALDTMAFEELTRRGHRALREGDFAGAAESHRQALALWRGPVLSDTPHGPVLDGAAVRLNEARVTALDERIRAELHLGRHRDLLAELHELVAEHRLHEEFHAHLMVALYRCGRQAEALRVFTLLRQTLVEELGIEPGPASRELQRRILEGDPALSRPGARETAATTGSGPAAWSAAPGAALPGSDPYFTGRAGELAELERLLRTAPAGGRVAVTGLPGTGKSALAVEAAHRVADAFPDGRLYLDLRADADGPPHRAVDRLPQAGPRRPAGDGPAAGPRRVLLVLDHVASETQVRPLLAAAPDAVVLLTAGRVPAGLPGLRSVVLGPWSREEVPRLAGLFAVRGAPGGVDAADPDAVAETAELCGRLPLAVRAAAAQLAARPHWTIAALADRLREERGRLDALRTGDVDVRARLCAAYAACPAPARRAFRMLGALPPGRFGPREAAAALDVGEREAAVALEALADERLVALERDGCRLPELLRLLAAELLAREEPPEVARAAAERVCRAYADAAAEPGRAPDAAARGLVHLARTAYEAGLWELTVRLTDALGGWVREDLEAAYGLALDAAERCSDRAAQARMLRALADLAWQHRRMERARELYGSALDLARGADDGEEAGRALVGLAELRLDAGAATDAAALLEPALAALTGPGRARGRYEASRTRALLALAQEEPETARAWFRECLELAGALRDHRLEGYARRSLRALGTGPAAGPGGAVEVRPGLWRLCPRPHAAPVRA
- a CDS encoding AfsA-related hotdog domain-containing protein gives rise to the protein MTVDNGTAIDGWVLAGTRHLIHRPPSRAHYGLDVPSLGEENFTLVGATPVAHPLFNDGPAHFHDMQIATETMGEIGAFVGQRYYGVPEDRPGLFYRFTLNLTDLAAWRSEGPGAGPVPMATRIRARPANVVAEVPRGLDFHIEVALGDRPCATGSAGLVFLMPRLYRRHVEHSRQALRAAPELDDAPDGPLCPAGAREVGRYATENVVVSEPADASRGRISTWLLGTGLSPVFAGEDGRLSGLHVLEALRQASLLAAGRAHGLDARRSTLGALQVHFRGQAEHDMPLRCVAVAGPLAQGVDGRPAVPVTLTLTQRRRAVAEARTAVVQDY
- a CDS encoding AMP-binding protein; translation: MTGPTVYGALDRPGPTPARPMDISPPDEVAARFRAAGWWRPQTFLDDLYRTAAVAPQRPAIVSERAHRPAERRRVTIGYGRLAAYVDRFAAALQSLGVVPGDPVAYQLPNWWETAALTLACLRAGAVAVPVLPTVRAHGLRRILDSTRARVCVVPDVWEGFPHAEALADLAPRLPWLRHRIVLGDAAATGAVDFEAYFRRTAHERTAAGRPAGPRPGPADRPALLISVMGLRDAYTSVVHSPNTLYANISTQHEPRGPGRRPGEVFLSTLPLTSLASLIYTVYWPLAVGGTGVYQDVWEPGRCLDLMAATGVDQVNAEPAYLSELLTVQRRRPRRTDRLRLVLSGGRTSTPEPLAAGLREVFGVPVLSVWGAPELGMGTLSGDVEHGRDGVSALTGLEFSAAPGTGTLTVRGPSVCLATWPHGTAAPRPTWEHDDGRLDTGDLATAGRHGGVRVVARAGERTGAIFMVPVAEVEERLLTHPRVREAAVVAYTDPEHGELPCAVVVPAAQDRPPGPAELREHLGGQGVAEAFLPTRLEIVGALPRDDHGQVRRDALRGWLARLRPGEPRPAPDTA